gAGCATAAATCTTTCTAATTGGCACTCGTTTGCATCTTTCCATGGCCTCATATCGgatcgtgtaaaaaaaaaaccttaccttGATATGAGCTCAACTTAAGAAAGACAGCTCTTGCTAACTGAATGAACAAGATGTTGATTGTATTTGATAGCTATGCATATATTACTGAGACTGCGGATGTATGTAGTTGATTCTTGAGGTAGTGCACATTtatcacttttaaccccttaaggtcaaagccaattttcgtttttgcgcttttgctttttccattttatgtttaaaagtccatagcgcttgcattttttaacctagagacttatttgagaGCTTAtttttgcgaaacaaattgtactttgtaatgacaggcattatttttccataaaatatgctgtgaaaccggaaaaaaatcatttgcgctgtcaaattgaaaaaaatacctaatttgttttgatttcggggagctttgcatttacgccgtttgccctatggtaaaactgactggttatgcatgttcctcaagttgttatgattacaatgatatataacatgtataacttttcttgtatctgatggcttttaaaaaattcaaaccattgttaacaaatatatgttccttaaaatcgctccattcccaggcttatagcgcttttatcctttggtctatggggctgtgtgaggtgtcattttttgaaccatgatgtttactttctatcggtaccttgattgcgcatatacgactttttgatcgcttttcattacattttttctggatttgatgcgaccaaaaatgcgcaattttgcactttggaatttttttgcgctgacgccgtttaccgttcgagatcaggaatgtgattaattaatagttcgggtgattacgtgcgcggcgataccaaatatgtttatttatttgtttatttaataattattatttataaaatgggaaaaggggggtgatttggacttttattaggggaggggattttttattaataaaaacacttttttactttttttttttttacataaactagaagtccccctgggggacttgtatatacaaagcactgatctctcatagagatcaatgctgtgtatatacacagcaaagatccatcagatcggtgatagattgctatggcctgctgcaggccatagcaatctattgccgagccgggatcagcgtcagtgcgacgctgaggcccgggccagccagaagaacggatctcccccccacgttcgcatcgcaggggggagatccgtgccactagacaccagggatgttgtgcataaagcacttcaatgcagctttcaggattgacagctgcattgaagtgcttaattagccggcgcggcaacgggaccccgctctgaacaccccccgcggcaccatgacgtaccaggtacgtcatgggtcgctaaggggttaaagagaagatCGAGAACTTACTTAAATGGCattttataatataataacatGTCTATACATAGTTTACTGCATGATGACATAAAGCAAGCCTTTGGCATATGGCTCCATACGCTACTAACTGCACCTATACTTCATTGTAAAAACCATGAGAAAATCAGGTTAAATACATGATTTTCCCTTTTTTGTTTCCTCTAGCAATCCAATAGCCACAAAACTGTTCAAAAATGTTCCAGATGGTGTTTTATGTGAAATGTTCTTTTATGTCCTATACTCAACTATACTCAACTCCTATACTATACTCTAATTGCTATTGATTTATGTTTATCGTTTAGACTCGTGTAAAATATGATACAATGGAGAAGATTTCCTATTACATATACCACATACGCCAACAAAGTCACCAAAGCAATCTGATAGAGGATCTAAACTTATAGTAGACAGCCTATAGAACTGTCATATTTTCAAACAGCATGAGCTAATGCGATAAATCAGGCACATTTTTACTGTCTTTAAGCTTACACTGTCTAGGAATTATTCTATATTAGTAAAGGTTCGTCAATGTGTTATTCTTAGTGGACAAGAGAATATTTCTTTTGGACCTATTAGTACCCCTGTGTCATATAACCctcagttagaaacatagaagattgtcagcatcTGGTCCATTTGGTTATTTCCCACAACAAACTAACTCTTTCCTCCTTATTTAGCCTTtccctgacatgttttatatatcAGAACTTCCACCATTTTGTAGCCGGTTCTATTTTATCTTTTTACCCATAGTCTTCCTTCGGCCATATAACTTCCTGCACACTTTTCACATCATCATATGATTGCATTTTCACATTATCTGCAGCATCCTGCCTTTGTTAGTTACTGGAGTTCCCATTTAGGACATCTAAAAATAGCATGTCATCTCTTGGCACttataatattttattacacATTTTACCATTGtgcaagtttttatttttatttttaaacaaaccAAATAAGCACACCAATACCTGCCCCAGAATGCTCTAAGCCTAGCTTAACCCCTTACCAACACACAGTTCAATGGCATGTCTTTTGAATTGAGTGAATTAAGACAGATGGGATTTAGTATGTATggaaattagagataagcgaaccttgagcatgctcaggttcttctgaacccaaattctctgcatttcatcaccggtggctgaagaagttggatgcagccttaaggctgctTGGAAACATGTCCCATGTATTTTATATGTACGACCATTATCAAATCAGCTATTTGTATGGTGTGGCCAAACACAGCAGCTATTAAAAAGGGTTATCCCTGATGCCCGGGACAGTCAATTTAGATACAATGTCAGGAATGAACTGATGTATTTGGCAATGACAAACCTTTTATCGCCAAGACTGGACAAGAAGCCATGGTAACCATGGTGATGAAAGTTGCTGTGATTTTTATATTACCTCTTCCCTCCAGTGGCAAAATGGAAGGAAATGGCAGTCAAGGATTAGTTGGTGCCTGCTTAGGCTGATATAAGGCTAGCGATGGGCATACTGATGACATAATGCTTGTTCGTTGGCTGATCAGGTCTTTGGATCCATCAAAAAATCGGTCACTGActaaacatccccctgtgtaACAGGTAATGTGTACCCAAAAGCTGAACCCTTGGCCACACGATAACCAATCCATGTAATAGGCTAGAGGATCAGCACTTGTTTAGAGTGCGACTTCAGCTGTGTAATACAGTGCTAATTATCTAAGTTAGCTGGTGGCTGGGGGGCCCGGAATGTTGCTTTCAGGGtaggtttttaaataaaaatattatcacTATGTTACTAGTTTCCTGTGGCTTTGTTGAAGATTTTAAAAAACTCTAAAAAATCTTCAGCATATCCATTACATGTGAACACATCCTAAAACAGTAAAAGTATAAAACACAAATTGGAAAGCTGGAGAACATACCTTGATGGGGTAAGGCTATTTCATCAGATTGCCAATGTTCTTCGCTATGTTTTTTACCTTCTTTTTTACTTTGCGATTCTCctcctttttgtctttttttcatttttttatcaaTGAATGCCTTGAGCTTTTCAATGTCAAGAGGCCCATTGAAGGAAATAAGAGCTTGATAGTTTCCAAATATCTTATGGAATAACTGTATGTGTTTACTATAAAGGTCTCTCACATTTTCAATATCCAGCTTCATGGAAGTAATTGAGGTGTTAAATGGTTTTAAAGCATCTACAATGGTCTGATTCCTTGAATGAGGTATATTAGAGAAGGAAGACTGCAGCTCATTCACTTTGACACGGAGATCCTGAAGATCCTTTTTCAAGATAACAATATCATTGTATTCAGCTTCATCAGCATCATTATCTGGAGACGCTTCATGGTTGGGTTCCAAGTGCTGTACACTGCCACCCTCGTAGGGGCCATCAAGTGTTTTTCCCTCACTATATTGCTCAACATTGAAAATGGCAGAAGATTCGGTGGAATTTTGGTTTCCAAATTTCATTTCTAAGGACTGCAAACGTTCATTAAAGGAAAATGCATTGGTCAGATGTTGGTCCAGCATGTGCACGGTACTGTTTAAAACTTCATGCATCTTTATGACTGTCATATACACAACTTGTGGATTACCCTGGGAGAGAAGTTCAAGAGCTTCTTCACCAAGTAGAGCTTCCAATACTCTTTCATGTCCTGTAGCATCTTCAAGAAGAGAGCTGAATGAATTGTCTAGATGCTTAATATGCGTGTGAATCTGACCATTGTCTATCTTAATAAATTTAACATCATCTGTAAGGTTTTTTAATTGGCTTTGCAGCTGGGAAGTGATAAGTGTTAACTTCCGTCCCTGTTCCTGTTGTGCCGCAAGAGACTGACGGTTAAACTGCAGGGCCTGTGCTAAGTCTTCTACAGAATGTTGCAGATATTGCTTAGAACTTCCTTCCTTCTGTTTGACATCTTCGATTCCGTATAAAACATCTCTAAATTGATTTGAGAAATTCCGTTGTATTTCCTCGAGAGCGATGATGTCTAAATTCATTTTGTGGCAGTCGCAGTTCTTGAATAACTCATCGCTGCCATTTTGTATACTCATAATCGTATAATTGAGTTCCATTATCTGCCTCTGGATTAGATCTTTAATTTCTTCCATGATGAGGCTTTTTTCCATAAACTGAATCTCCACTTTGTCAGACTTCTGTTTAAACTCAGTACGGAGTTCCTTCAACCATGACTCTAGAATATTAATATTTTCAAAAGCTGCCTCTGACTCGGTCAATAAATCTTTTATCTGATTCGCATGTTCTGTAAGGGTTTCATTATTTGGGGAGTGAAGTGATGTTATATTTTGAGTCAAATCTAAGAGATCATCATGAACTTGTTCCTGTCCTCTACGGAGTTCCTCAATGCTAACGTTCAGGTAGGAATACTGTGACTGGAAGAACTTGAGGTTGTGTTTTAACTTTACATCTGTATCAGCCTTTATCATGGTCAAATTCTGCTGGATCACATTTTGTTGGGTGTGCAGGTTGTTATCTATGTGTTGTTTTAGATGTTCAAACTTGTAAATATTTTCTTGAATTTTTGATTCAAATTTAGTCCCTAACTCATAAAGATCTTTCTTCGGTACAGAATTCTCCAGGAATATATCCAATGTTCTTCTGTTAACCTCAACACTTTCAGAAAGGTTCTTGACCATCTTATTGAGGTTTTGCAGACTTTTATTAAAACTAGTCCATATAGGACTAAAATGAGCTTTGAGGAAATTTTCCACATGCGGAAGGACCACTTCACGAACAACATAATCGTCTATTTCTGTAATATAAAtatgcagtgttaaaaaaaacacactttaagACTTTACCCATACAAATAAAAGTGACGCAGAACATAAAAGGAGTAccccagagattttttttatgaactgatgtcagaaagatatacagatttgaaaattgtatctatttttttttctccaattagCTTTTCTTGAAAGTATAAGCAAATGGTAAAAACGGTAAAAAACAATGAGAAATCAGAATATAAACAGGGACAGGCAGgtcccaactagggatggtccgaaccctccgaggttcgggttcgtatgaacccgaacgctcggcatcagattcccgctgtct
The nucleotide sequence above comes from Dendropsophus ebraccatus isolate aDenEbr1 chromosome 8, aDenEbr1.pat, whole genome shotgun sequence. Encoded proteins:
- the MMRN2 gene encoding multimerin-2 encodes the protein MAEKPSITICCVGLVFMAYGTVVRTHVYSAGSSPIGSIFEVHGVSTFAQGLPGQEEAIKKENALHHKHGQKPKPMSSDTEGTPTPETEHPKPRTGKWCSFVHNQIVTYVEVCKTEKYVIRSQQPCPHGTPDCQKTMYRLAHKPIYELKRKFVTSLEWKCCPGYTGSACEYADPNAIQIPLDHVFSSEKTQESSLRAEVIDMIKAVESQENILEDIQNDIHQASGHLQDLQNALGNNATIDLGNHHNQTEIDDYVVREVVLPHVENFLKAHFSPIWTSFNKSLQNLNKMVKNLSESVEVNRRTLDIFLENSVPKKDLYELGTKFESKIQENIYKFEHLKQHIDNNLHTQQNVIQQNLTMIKADTDVKLKHNLKFFQSQYSYLNVSIEELRRGQEQVHDDLLDLTQNITSLHSPNNETLTEHANQIKDLLTESEAAFENINILESWLKELRTEFKQKSDKVEIQFMEKSLIMEEIKDLIQRQIMELNYTIMSIQNGSDELFKNCDCHKMNLDIIALEEIQRNFSNQFRDVLYGIEDVKQKEGSSKQYLQHSVEDLAQALQFNRQSLAAQQEQGRKLTLITSQLQSQLKNLTDDVKFIKIDNGQIHTHIKHLDNSFSSLLEDATGHERVLEALLGEEALELLSQGNPQVVYMTVIKMHEVLNSTVHMLDQHLTNAFSFNERLQSLEMKFGNQNSTESSAIFNVEQYSEGKTLDGPYEGGSVQHLEPNHEASPDNDADEAEYNDIVILKKDLQDLRVKVNELQSSFSNIPHSRNQTIVDALKPFNTSITSMKLDIENVRDLYSKHIQLFHKIFGNYQALISFNGPLDIEKLKAFIDKKMKKRQKGGESQSKKEGKKHSEEHWQSDEIALPHQDPFVAFSAHFSAGAEAVSVVRFSKIDLNYGNAFSKEDGLFTAPYTGVYAFSISIDFGIGKGLGHLILGAQHKIVLQNSSPDPTESLKHQFAVVKLEKNDMVWFELLQGSIKKNTLGTSLSGYLVFKT